One Spinacia oleracea cultivar Varoflay chromosome 4, BTI_SOV_V1, whole genome shotgun sequence DNA segment encodes these proteins:
- the LOC130472175 gene encoding vegetative cell wall protein gp1-like, translated as MFPLPFLEICLHSCLGDQGLLLVHHSTYLQNPFQFQKPNQNSNPFFLCFPVIQTITKNHREHHHCQPPPPFSFTSIISHLHHHLPASPPPPSPEKRDPTPPLFSLPSPQPLTQSRPCSFFCFFPCGTTSVAPPLPTTPVHPEPLPRLTLLPCSPLFFFLSPARCTTHAATPLPGHLTNPPRPTSASQPRRASDSAAQNRPTILKLLCFPAVVRPPLPLLCCSTAANQPPSPSPSCFGAVSRCCDTRAAAQPPLFPPLFVLCFAPPPPPLFPLLVAFPEPKNQILKPCFTALTNPKQKGMGPNSNGFW; from the coding sequence ATGTTTCCACTCCCTTTCCTTGAAATCTGTCTACATTCATGCCttggagaccaaggacttctCCTTGTTCATCACTCTACATACTTACAAAACCCATTTCAATTTCAGAAaccaaatcaaaattcaaatccatttttcctttgttttcctgtGATTCAAACCATCACCAAAAACCACCGTGAACACCACCACTGTCAACCGCCACCCCCATTCTCTTTCACCTCCATCATCAGCCACCTCCACCACCATTTACCCGCCTCACCTCCGCCACCATCTCCGGAAAAACGCGATCCAACACCCCCCTTATTTTCGCTCCCTTCCCCGCAGCCACTCACGCAGTCACGCCCCTGTTCCTTCTTCTGTTTCTTCCCTTGCGGCACCACCAGCGTCGCACCACCGCTCCCAACCACCCCTGTCCACCCAGAACCACTACCACGCCTCACCTTACTCCCCTGCTCTCCCCTgttctttttcctttcccctGCTCGATGCACCACCCACGCAGCAACACCACTTCCCGGCCACCTCACTAACCCTCCTAGACCCACCTCCGCCTCTCAACCCCGGCGAGCTTCTGATTCCGCCGCCCAGAACCGCCCAACCATTCTCAAACTCCTCTGCTTTCCCGCCGTTGTTCGACCTCCCTTGCCCCTTCTGTGCTGTTCCACCGCCGCGAACCAACCACCTTCACCATCACCGTCTTGCTTCGGCGCGGTCTCGCGCTGCTGCGACACAAGGGCCGCCGCCCAACCGCCCCTCTTTCCTCCCTTGTTCGTGCTCTGTTtcgcaccccccccccccccccttttccCTCTTTTGGTCGCCTTTCCTGAACCCAAAAATCAAATACTCAAACCTTGTTTTACTGCTTTAACAAACCCAAAACAAAAGGGGATGGGCCCAAATTCTAATGGGTTTTGGTAA